Proteins encoded within one genomic window of Triticum aestivum cultivar Chinese Spring chromosome 2D, IWGSC CS RefSeq v2.1, whole genome shotgun sequence:
- the LOC123056185 gene encoding uncharacterized protein has protein sequence MVRIKRASRFHTVLGNIFSLCAAHIGPQGNGPWWRHRWQLHHTDSAGYAETVLHCLHSMESHGHAAISVFHVMLRLASARAVAHAWAPVAERLLHCVINDLAMTKAAVERMRPTIVAQFFDASMVLHG, from the exons ATGGTCCGGATTAAGCGTGCCAGCAGATTCCATACCGTACTGGGCAACATCTTCTCCCTCTGCGCTGCGCACATCGGGCCCCAGGGCAATGGGCCGTGGTGGCGGCACAGGTGGCAACTCCACCACACCGACTCTGCCGGCTACGCGGAGACAGTGCTGCACTGCCTACACTCCATGGAGTCGCACGGCCATGCGGCCATCAGTGTCTTCCACGTCATGCTCAGGCTGGCATCGGCGCGAGCAGTGGCCCACGCCTGGGCACCCGTGGCCGAGCGGCTCCTGCACTGCGTGATCAACGATCTGGCCATGACGAAGGCCGCTGTGGAGCGGATGCGCCC CACGATTGTCGCCCAGTTCTTCGACGCCTCGATGGTTCTGCATGGCTGA